atttacatatttttcttttatttacttattcaactatttttttagataaagttcttctcaattttccttctctctccaaaatttagaaaattgatgtaagatatatttttttatttacttaatCAACTATTTACTTAATTTATGTAAGATTTTTCATATTCTGCTTTCAAACACTATAAATAAATACTTAATATATGTCTAAGGTATATTAGTGTGTATTTAGTTGGTATTTTCGTATACCAAAGATATGAATACGATGACACATATTTATTGTCTGTTTGTTgagacacaattttttttatagacatACACGATGATACACAAGTATACACAAAATACATGTTGTtagtatttttcatttaagttGAGATATTGAGACACATTCTATAAGACacaaaattttacattttatcccttctttttttttttgaaattttaattatgtccCTAATTAGTCTAATCCTAATTCCCTTTTCCTCGTCTATCTTTTCTATTATGTGTTTCTAACTCCAAAATTCTTCTAACATCCACGTtccttcttttatatttttttttattgccGTGTCTCTCCTCTACACCACCGCCGGAGCCACTGTCACTGTCTCTCCTCTCTTTtccatctctttctctctttctctcttcaaaTTGCCACACCCATTATGTCTACTTCTTTCTTTATTGTTGTGTCCCTTCACATTGCTGCCGCTAGCTAGTCGCCACCACTGATAccccttttctcttcttcatctccttctctctttttctctttctctctttacaCCGTCACATCCATTACCACTATTGGTCATTATCTTCGGTCAGATTTATTCGTCTACACTCAGGCGTTGTTCAAATATGCTCGTCTCTACTACTActtaaatcaatttaaaaaaagaaaaaaagactaAGCAAGTTTCAAATAGTGGTCGACCATTCCTCATATCTATCCGTCTCACATTCgttctctttttcatttatttcaacttgtttcagttattttaatgaaaaatctGAATTGCTgagttaataaataaataaaagttgatGATAGTATTATATGGTAAAGTTAAAATATTACTGGTGACAGTGATGGTAGAAAGTTATGGTGACAACAGTTTTAGTGTTAGTGGTAGAAAATAGTAAAGAACCAATAAAACTAAAATgaatatttgaattaaattgttatattttatacactattgtcaaatatatttaaaaatttatatctatttatatctatgtcttttaatatatttatatctgTATCTATgtcttttaatatatttatatctgTATCCATATGTTATGAAAACagtaacaaaacaaaattttatctaTCTCTAGTTCTTATACTTATCTCTTATAAATATATTTCACCGccataaaaatactaatttaaaataaaaaaatttaccatAACTTTATGTTCTAATCTtacaaatttatattattcCACGACCATAAGAGATCATCCTAAAATCTCACTTtctgaataataataataattcaggGTGGAAGAATTTGAAGCTTAATCATTAGAGTCAGCTTTGTGTTATGGTTTCTACCGTGCAAGGGTGTCTTTCTACACATCTCTATCTATATCTATACAATTGTAACTATATGACAATTGGTGTTTATTATATTATGAATTACACGAGTGTGGTAATGATAGTAAAATGTGTGCAAtaatacaaacaaacaaaattgtACATTTTTCTCCCTTTACTTTTACTCTTTAACCTTGTGAATGAAGCAACCTTGTCCTTATCTTGAGATTGTTCCACATTAATCTATACATACATATGTGTTGAAGCACATGATACTTTACTGCCCTTACATAATAAGGATTCTAGGGAGGAGATGCTTTTTCCTTCATTTTCAAGTTTGTTTGCACTCCAAGTTGTTCATTCAATGCATTtccttttctcctttttatttttttctttccctcACTCTAACACCCTAACAAACACAAGTTGACAATAATTTATATAGGGGCTATATTTACTCAAACCAATTCTAGTGAATAATATAGAGAGCTTTGTCATTTGTCAATTTTCAATTTGTCATTACTTATTAGACTATTTTAGGATTATTTCATGCTTTAATTgtaagatttttattttgttttattttttgacatGCAAGTAAAAGATAATTAGTacatttagtttttttaatgaCTTTGTATCTCATATAAACACAAGTTTAATTATCATGattgtaataaaaaatggataatttataaatattcttgtaagagtataaaaaataaaagaataaataaatattttgacatttgaagaatttaaattttgacaAAACGAACTCTCacatttatttttgataaaataaatttttaaatatttactctATTTAATAAAGTGACCCAATCATTTAAAGTGATGAATTAACTTAGATTATttgataaagtaaaataaatatttaggaTTTATTTTGTCAAAAACAAATGTAAAAGTCTATTTtgttaaaatcaaaatattttgagGATCAAAAtgactaattaaataaaaaaaaaacctagaacTATAGGCTAATCCTAACAGAATTATCTAAACTTTTTGAGGAAAGTGTATGTCTTATGCTGCCCTGGTCATAAGGgaacaatgccaaaaaagtGAAAGTTATTAGGATGATGAGGACAACACTAATAGTAGGATATGCTACAAATTGGACCTTAGCTAGTTAAAGTTAGCTATGTAATAAATTGTGAGGTAAGAAATggagaaaagaaacaaagaaaaattatataaataaattacattAGATTTGAACTTTTGATTCCTTAATTCCATAATGGATTGCATTCCAACTTCCAAAGAAGAAATATTATGTGATTGTCAAATTAAATAGTCTATGACTTATCCATTGATGCAGCTGTTACAAATGGAAAATCAATAgtaatttttttgacaaaaagTCATATTAAAAGTATCAAATACACTTATGTTTACTTAGATTATAAGAAATACATGTTGTTGATGAGCAAACCAATTATTTGGAGCCGAATAAGTCCAAAttattttcttccaaaattaagTTTCAATTGAATTCATATAatgacataaaaactaataatgcATATTTCCTTTCAATTCTTCTAAGTTCTTATTTCAGTTTCTACTGTGTTCTAATTCTTCAACTTAGTTCTTATTTACTTATTGTAATTTTTAACGTTACTCTCAAGTCCAACTTAGTTAAAAagagctatatatatatagggttTTGAATTTTAGATACTTTGACTCTCTAGAAGATAAAGAATTTTGACCTAACTAATTTCATAAATCAGTAAAATAAAGCTCCTAATTAAAGATTTCACATTTAAATTCTCTGAATTCGGTATGATCAATTTACTAACTTCCATGGATCTCACACACATTCCCACATGTTGGTGAAATAGATAATTCTTTATAGCCGAAAGCCAAAAACCTTGTCCATTGCACTTTGCACAATCAAACAAAACCACCAATTATGCTCCACAGACCTCAAATCTAAAACCTCCACATacataataacaaattaaaaaaaaaaagaatttccTCCACACGAAAAATATCCAATAAGAAAAGAGGGTACGcaatttataacaaaaatccCAAAATTCAAGGCACTCCCTCCAATCAAATTAGCATTTAGTATCTTTTAGAGATAGACCTATTTTTACAAAGCATTTATTCTTTCTACCAAAACAAAATTCGTTAAAATATAGTAACAAACAAACAGAATCCTAGACCTAGTTCATTAAATTAACCTTTGAATTTCTCAAGTCTAAGGCTTTCCCACAACCCACCCTCTTCTCTATCCACCTCTTTCTCTCTATTAACAGTTTAACAccattttatttattagttggtttaaatcaaaatcaattcttGAAACCTTTTTGTCtgtgaaaagtgaaaactaTTAAACCCAAAAGAAGAAGGAGTGGCCACCACCTCCAACCCATTCCTCCAAGAAACAACAAGATTCCCACATTacagcaaaaaagaaaaagcaaaaagtacCATAACCAAGTCACCACTCACCAAccatttcaatttaatttttctctttttaaataataaagaaacCCTAACTTTTTTGTTCCCTCTTCATCCCCAACACCATTACACACCACCACCATTTTTAACAGCAATTGCAGCACAATGCTCCATTTTCCGACGAAACCCTAATACCCAAATTTCCAACCCGCAAATCGAAGAACCCTGAAAAATACACCAAGGTAGCTGCAATTGGCCTCAAATTTCGATTCAAACTTGCGAGAAGAATAGTGGGCACGTTCCAAAATCCTACATTTTCCGCCTCTTTcccgagaaaaaaaaaatattttccgaGCTGAGAGCAGAAAATGTCGCACATCGACAGCGCTCCTTCGACGCCAGGCAAGGTCAAGATGGAGAAATCATCGTACTTCTTCACGCGCGGAGGCGGCGCGCGTTGGCACTACTCGCTCGCCAAGCTCACGGTCTGGTCATTCGCCTTCTTGGCCCTCATCTTGATCTTCTTCCTCCGATCGCCGGCGCCGTCGACGATCACCTCCGCAGCTGACCCGTCGCGCCGGTCATTGAGGAACTACAATTGGGGCGGGTCCGCCTGGGAGAAGAGGGTACGGGCCTCGGCCCGGGCCCGCTCCAGCAATGGACTAACCGTATTGGTAACCGGCGCTGCCGGTTTCGTAGGGACCCACGTCTCATCGGCGCTGAAGCGCCGGGGAGATGGGGTCCTCGGCATTGACAATTTCAATGACTACTATGACCCTTCTTTGAAGCGTGCGCGGCAAGCTTTGTTGGAGCGCACTGGTGTGTTCATTGTGGAAGGTGACATCAATGATGAAGCTTTGCTGAGGAAGCTCTTTGAGGTTGTTCCATTCACACATGTTATGCATTTGGCTGCTCAAGCTGGTGTGAGGTATGCTATGGAGAACCCTGGCTCTTATGTGCATAGTAACATTGCTGGTTTTGTTAATTTGCTTGAGGTTTGTAAGAGTGTGAATCCACAACCTGCTATAGTTTGGGCTTCTAGTAGCTCAGTTTATGGGTTGAACACTAAGGTGCCATTTAGTGAGAAGGATAGGACTGATCAGCCTGCTAGTTTGTATGCTGCGACAAAGAAGGCCGGTGAGGAGATTGCACACACCTATAATCATATATACGGGCTATCGTTGACCGGGTTGAGGTTCTTTACGGTTTATGGTCCGTGGGGTAGACCTGACATGGCCTACTTCTTCTTCACTAAGGATATATTGAAGGGAAAGCAGATAGCGATCTTTGAGGCCGCAAATCATGGGACGGTTGCAAGGGATTTCACATATATAGATGATATTGTGAAGGGTTGTTTG
This sequence is a window from Arachis duranensis cultivar V14167 chromosome 2, aradu.V14167.gnm2.J7QH, whole genome shotgun sequence. Protein-coding genes within it:
- the LOC107475514 gene encoding UDP-glucuronate 4-epimerase 3, whose product is MSHIDSAPSTPGKVKMEKSSYFFTRGGGARWHYSLAKLTVWSFAFLALILIFFLRSPAPSTITSAADPSRRSLRNYNWGGSAWEKRVRASARARSSNGLTVLVTGAAGFVGTHVSSALKRRGDGVLGIDNFNDYYDPSLKRARQALLERTGVFIVEGDINDEALLRKLFEVVPFTHVMHLAAQAGVRYAMENPGSYVHSNIAGFVNLLEVCKSVNPQPAIVWASSSSVYGLNTKVPFSEKDRTDQPASLYAATKKAGEEIAHTYNHIYGLSLTGLRFFTVYGPWGRPDMAYFFFTKDILKGKQIAIFEAANHGTVARDFTYIDDIVKGCLGALDTAEKSTGSGGKKRGPAQLRVFNLGNTSPVPVSELVSILERLLKVKAKRNIMKLPRNGDVQYTHANISYAQRELGYKPTTDLQSGLKKFVRWYLNYYSDGKKAVE